The sequence below is a genomic window from Candidatus Acidiferrales bacterium.
GCCATTTCGCTGCGCCGTGATTCCCAGCGTCTCGCGCTGCTCGCGCTGATCGGCGGCTTCCTCACGCCGGCATTGCTCAGCACCGGCGGCAACCACGAAATCGTTCTTTTCTCCTATATTGCGCTTCTCTCCGCCGCCATGCTCGTCCTCGAACGCGTCCGCAGTTGGTCGTGGCTTCCGCCGCTCGCCTTTTTCGCTACGCAACTCTATTTCTGGGGCTGGTACAGCAGTTTTTTTGTCTCCGGCGTCCTCTATCTCACGCTCGCCTTCGCGCTCTTGTTCTTCCTGATTTTTTCCGCGCTTCCGCTGCTGAGCGCGCATCGGGAAGGCCGCATCACTGCTCCGGAATGTTTCATCGCCGTGGCCAACACCGCATACTTCCTTGTGGCTCTCGAGCAGATGCTCTGGCCGGAAAGTCGCTGGGCGCTCACTCTCTGGCTCCTGGTGCTCGCCGCCGCGCATCTTCTTGCCGCGCACATTCCCACTCCCGAGCAACGAGTGCGCACGCCGCTCGCTTCCCTTTCCTGGCTCTATACTGGTCTTTCGCTGCTGTGCCTTTCGCTGGCGATTCCCGCGCGGCTGGAAAATCAATGGCTTACCATCACCTGGGCTGTCGAAGGGGTCGTTCTCGTTTGGCTCGGAGTCCGCTTTGCCTCCGTGTGGCTCCGCGCTGCGGGCCTTGCCTTTCTGGCCATCACCGCCCTTCGCCTGATCATTTTCCGGCTGCCCGGCGGCGCGTTTCTCTGGAATCAGCGCTTCCTCACGTTTGCCGCCGGCGTAGCCAGCTTCGCGCTCGCCTGCTTTTTCGTGCGCAAAATAGCCGACAGCATGGCCGTGGAAGAGCGCGCCGCTTTTGCTTTCGCCGCCGTCGCCATCAACGTCTATGCGCTCATCGCGCTCTCCATGGAGCTCTGGGATTTTCTGGGGAACTTACACTCCTACACGAATCAGGGCTGGTCCGCTCAAGAGCTGGGTCTTTCCATCCTCTGGACCATCTACGCCACGGGACTCATTCTCTTCGGCATGATGCGGCGCTCGCCGTTGCTGCGCTGGCAGGCGCTGGCGCTATTTGCCATCGTCGTCGTAAGAGTTTTCTTCTTCGATCTTGCTTCGCTCAGCCGTTTCTATCGCATCATCTCGTTCTTCGTTCTCGGAATCCTGCTCCTCGCCGTTTCTTTCCTCTATCAACGTCGCGCGCAGCGCAACAAATCCTCCTGACGCCGCATGCCCTACGCGCGGCTCACAGAAGTGCTTTCAGCTTCAGTTCGATTGCATCCGTGTATTCGAACCCGACGATCTTGTCGCGAAGGATTCCTTGTCGGTCGTAGAGCATCGTTGTTGGTAATCCCTCGATGCCTCCGAATTCCCGAACCAGGTCACCCGTTGCCACGGCCAGCGGATAACGGGCTCCGATTCGGCTCGCAAACTTCAGCGGGTCTTCCGTGTCTTTCATCATGGCGGATTTGAATCCGATGACCACAAATCCGCGAGCGCCATACAGATCAACCAGCTTCTGATAACCCGGCATCTCTTTCTCGCACGGTTGGCACCACGTCGCCCAAAAGTCGATGAGCACGACTTTCCCGCGCAGCTCAGACGAGGAAATCTTGTGCCCGTGCAAGTCTGCCACCGTAAAATCGGGGAGCCGTGAGCCAATCTCCCCCGCCGCGATGACGGTTTTTTTCGACTGAGGCGGACTCGCAGGACTCCTACTGTATCCCGCGAGTCCTCCGGCAAGAATCAGCAGCACTGCAACTTTGCTTGTCATCTATTCCTTCTTCTGCACTTCGAGAATCAGAACCTTGAACGGAACCGACGTATCCAATTTTTTCTTCTTGCCCGCGGGTTTTTTGTACAACTGCCCGCGAACGGTCACGGTCGTCCCAGTGCCCGCGAGGCCCTGAAGCCCATTGGACAGTTCATTCGGTGCAAGCTCAAACATCCGGTTCGGCTCGACTTGCAACGCAAAATTGCCCGCCGCATCCTTCACGATTTTTCCCTGTGCGGTCATATCCATTTCCGCGACAGTCACGCCGCTGTCATACGTCACCTTCAGAAGCTGAGCCGGATCAATCTGCCCATCCTCTTTCGGCGTCACATCGGCCGTTCCGTTCAACAAGCTGACCTCCACGCTTTGAACGCCAGACTGGCGTCCGAGGGATTGTTTCACCCCGTAGGCTCAAAAGTTTCAGGTCATGCCTTCCACGCGCATCTCGATATGCTTGATTTGCGCCTGTGACACCGGCGCAAGCGCGCAGCCGAGAAGCAGCAGTAGCGCGATTCGTTTGAAATTCATGGCTCCTCCTTTCACTCTTTCATTTGAAGAAATGCAGTCGAAACTGTCGCGTGACGCCAAAACTGATGTGGCGCCGCACCGGCATAAACGACGCTCCCATTGAGTGCGCCGCGTCCCAGTCCATGCCGAACCACACATGCAGTCCGGGCCGCACTCCGACGTAGGTCGTGATTCCAGTCAAAAGCGCGTCGCCTCCGCTGCCGTTTTGCGTCACGCCCGCGATGCGGTCGTCCTGCGAATGCAGCCACGTCACGACGGAGCCGATGAACCACTCACGCGCGCCATCCTTCGATTCATACGGCCGGTACGACAGCCAAAATCGTGATTCAACATCATCGCCAATGCGCGTCGCTTGCGTTCCCTGCGAGCGCACAAAGGCATGAAAATCCTCATCGGCAACGAGGCGCTTGTAATGGAATAGTCCGGTATACGTCCAATTTGCCGCCACAAACAAATCCGTCGAGCCTGATCCCGGCTGCAAAGTTGCCGGCAACAAGCTTCCATTCGCGCTCGAAATATCTGTGCGTCCGGTGGGAAGCTTGGGACCTACCGTCACCGATGCTTGTGTCGTCCCGCGCTCTGAATCCCGGCGGTAGAAGCGGTACTTGACGAGCACCATCGCATCGCCAAGCCCGGTTCCGCCGACTGTTGGCGTGCCAGCCGTTTGAAAATCGTTCGTGACAATCGGCACGACGACAGTCACATCCAAATCTCGATAGAAGCCCCATGTAAAGTTGAAGTCACCTTCGTGCGAGAACGTCGGGCGCGCAGTCGCCGGCACGCTCGCGGTGTCCGGCATCCCGCGCGTGGTGAAGATCGAGTTGTAGGAAACAAGTCCGCCGCCCGGAAACAGCGGTGGGGCCGTCTCAGGCGCGGGGCCTTGACCGTAAACTGGCCCACAAAGCAGCAGGCCCAGCCCGCAGATTCCGCTTACAAAACACAGAAATCGCACACTTTTCCTCCAGCGATGAAAATTTGCTCCCGAAGACACAAATCCACGAGTCGGGAGAACTGGAGGTTTGCCTAGATTCTCAGCGGGCTAAGCGAGAGCGATTGCGCTAAAGGCGGGGAATGATATCGCGCGGCGATGCCGCCGATCACCGGCTGCCGAACAATAGATGCCGTTGACGCCGGGAATGAGACAGCAGCCACGGACGGTCCCGCGGCGGGCAATGACGACGACAGCACGAAAGGCGCGTGCATCGCCTCCATGGTCTTGCAG
It includes:
- a CDS encoding DUF2339 domain-containing protein, which encodes MAALTLLVVLLVLALVGGPVLAIVAFARVRRLEQKSHASSLGFDSNATSSQLRALEQRVSGIEKALGLLIARVDVFSQSPAANRAAIPPPIPAAPLVSRPEPPQVSPPAQPPPRAPQPAAQPAPLAAPISQPAAQTRPLRETLPPDFENVVAGKWLNYVGILAILFAATFFLKYAFDNNWVGPAARVGIGLASGALLILWSEWLLRRGYRYFSEGIVALGGAVLYLSLWAASHYYDLFSPGGSFVGMVAVTAALVAISLRRDSQRLALLALIGGFLTPALLSTGGNHEIVLFSYIALLSAAMLVLERVRSWSWLPPLAFFATQLYFWGWYSSFFVSGVLYLTLAFALLFFLIFSALPLLSAHREGRITAPECFIAVANTAYFLVALEQMLWPESRWALTLWLLVLAAAHLLAAHIPTPEQRVRTPLASLSWLYTGLSLLCLSLAIPARLENQWLTITWAVEGVVLVWLGVRFASVWLRAAGLAFLAITALRLIIFRLPGGAFLWNQRFLTFAAGVASFALACFFVRKIADSMAVEERAAFAFAAVAINVYALIALSMELWDFLGNLHSYTNQGWSAQELGLSILWTIYATGLILFGMMRRSPLLRWQALALFAIVVVRVFFFDLASLSRFYRIISFFVLGILLLAVSFLYQRRAQRNKSS
- a CDS encoding heavy metal-associated domain-containing protein, whose protein sequence is MKQSLGRQSGVQSVEVSLLNGTADVTPKEDGQIDPAQLLKVTYDSGVTVAEMDMTAQGKIVKDAAGNFALQVEPNRMFELAPNELSNGLQGLAGTGTTVTVRGQLYKKPAGKKKKLDTSVPFKVLILEVQKKE
- a CDS encoding TlpA disulfide reductase family protein, encoding MTSKVAVLLILAGGLAGYSRSPASPPQSKKTVIAAGEIGSRLPDFTVADLHGHKISSSELRGKVVLIDFWATWCQPCEKEMPGYQKLVDLYGARGFVVIGFKSAMMKDTEDPLKFASRIGARYPLAVATGDLVREFGGIEGLPTTMLYDRQGILRDKIVGFEYTDAIELKLKALL